The genomic window CTTTGAAAAGTGctttggatttggaattagagaaGTTGTTTAAATTTTGGCTCTGCCGCTTACTGGCTacgtgaccttagacaaatcatttatcctttgttggccttggttttctcatttataagatgaaaTTTGGACTAGATTGCCAAGAGTTCTAGTAGAATTCTGGTTCTAGATCTCAGACCTTTGGAACCTGACCATACAGTTGAAAAACACTGACTTTTGCAACAGTGTTTTGGGGACTTAGAGAAGTTACCCTGGAGGTTGTCTTTTTATCTCAAGTTAAGATCGATTTTCCCATAGAAACAATGTTTACAATGTTGGGTAAATGTGGTGACATTATTGATTAAATGGATTTTGTGGAATGaagatttccatttttaatatgtttatagaAAAGTGAGTTCTGATTTCCAATTAACCAATGCATAGATTGTTAGCAATTGGTGGCTGCTATGTAATTCACCCTTTTGAGTCAGGTATACATCTGAAATTTTCATTGACTAAAGGATGAGGGAGGAACATTAGTAAGTAACTAGACTTTTCTTACTTCTCTTGTAAAAATCTCTCAAGGGAGAAGGAGGAACAAATGGTAAGAAGggaagaacattggatttggagtcctAGGTCCTAGTTTCTGCGCTTGGTTCTGTATACAGATTGACCTTGGTCAAGTATCTTCTTGgcctagtttccttatctattaagtGAAGGTATTGGACTAAGAGCTTAACCCAAAATTCATGAATTTTATTTCAGTTAAATTGATTTCCCTTggaatcctttttatttttattttttgaggcatTTAAAAATAGTCTGAGAAATGGTCTATACTCCACTAGATTGCTGAAAAGGTCCACAACACAGAAAACGTTAAGAACCCTTTAGTCAGGTGAGCTCTAAAGAATTCTTTAGCCCTAAACCTAGAATTCTAAGTTTCATCCTCTTGTCTCCCTTACTGtatcccttctccttttttttttttttttttaggtttttgcaaggcaaatgggattaagtggcttgcccaaggccacacagctaggtaattattaagtgtctgagaccagatttgaacccaggtactcctgactccaaggatggtgctctatccactacaccacctagccagccctgtATCCCTTCTCCtaatctttcctcctttcccctcccttcctcagtTTATGTGATTTGGACATTATTACACATTTGCCTTTGAGATGACTTTTCTCTTTGGAAAAAGTTGAGAATAGACTGGATTGGATTCTTCTTGGAAGTAACCATTGTGCCATTCCTTTCAGCTCCCTCTTTCTGTGgatatttgtttcttctcttaaGTGTTTCAGCTATAAGCATGATCTGGGAAGATCAAAAGAGCTAGGATTCTCCTCCAGTTAAGATGAGCAGTTTTTTGAATAACTCCAAGGTGGTGGTATTCAACATTTATTGCCAAAGTTTATCTCCTGCTGCCACATTGGAGCTGAGTCTTGGGGAGTTCGGAGAAGGGTGTGggagggtaataataataataaatgttggcCAGTTGAGAATCTCAGTTTGGCAGGTGAATGAAAGGAAATGCTTGGTTGTCCTTTGTAGAGTTAGAAGGGAGAAGGTAGCTGACTCCTGTTTTCTTGTAGGTGGGCCCCagaaagatgaagaagatgaagaagtgATGGTGATTAGTTGGCAGGAGAAGCTCTTTAGTCAGGTAAATCACTGGCTTtgacttccccttccccctctccctcttcaGACTTGACTGCTGACTGTCTGGAGAGTCAGCTGCTGCATCAGGGAAGTTTTTCGGCAGATGCACACATATGAACTACTCTCTGACTTGATGAGCCAGCTTCCAGTCCCACATAATGTCATTGACCTCTAGTCCAACCCATACACAATGGACATACTTATAATAACCTATGAACGAGGGGTCAGCCAACTTCTGCCCGAAGACCTCCCAAGGCAGCCTCTTCCACTATTCTAACATCCAGTTCAAGCTTGCCTTTTATAGCTTCCTACTACTGCTCCTGAGAACAAGTCTAGTCTTTCCTCCACATTCAGATACTTGAGAATGCCCTGAGTCTTTTCTTCCACCAAAGATGCCAAGTTCCTTCAACTTATTCTCATATGACATGAGGATCCttgtttctcctcttcctttttttttctcattgtcatTTTTAGTCTTTCCCCATGGGAGGGAGAGTGAAAAGGAGGGCAACTTGCATCCCACTCATCACTGTTCCTTCTAATGAGCAGCTCCAAGAGAAGAACAGATAGAAGAGGAACCTCAAAGGTCTTCACCTAAATGAAGTTTGCAGATTTTAGTCATCAATACCTggtcttatattcttttttatttttaagaaagatataTCTAAGCTTTAGTGgttccttttgtttttatcctACATTTATCTCCCAGCAAGTGGCAGTAgggtatagtagatagagagctgaccCCAGAGCCAGGAAGATTTTTGTTACCCTGGccaagtgaccctgggcaagtcatttaacctttcagtactctgaacaaatttaaaaaaattatttaaggcaatgggagctaagtaacttgcccaaggtcacacagctaaggtaattattaggtatctgaggtcttgaactcaggtcttcctgactccagggttggtgctctatccacttcgccacctaacTTCCCTCTCTGAGCAGTTTTTAAGTCTAGAAGGTCAAAGAAAGTCTGACTTGCCTTAATGTAGGGAGTTTCCTTAGCCAGGAGTTCCCTATAGCAACAAAATCATAGGTCCAGTTCCAAGTCCCATTATTTCCAAATTTAATTTACCCACCTCCCTTTCCCAGCAGAATGCCCTATTgagaaaaagatcaaaaaagaaagaaaaagaaaagcacttCAGTAAGACTGACCAACGCATCAGTTGTATCTGATAGTGTGTACACTTATCTCTTCAAGAGAGAAATtcacttttttctattcttctcaGTGGCCATACTTGGTTCTTATAAGTGTTTATATGATAATTATATAGGGTTcacttttggtctttttttcctttctgtttatatGGTTGTAGtcgtgtatattgttctcttggtttcttTTAATTTACTCTGCATTAAGTCTGAATTTTTCCATATTCATTGCTTCATATGCCAAgataacattccattacattcatgtagcACAATTCCCTCATCCCTGGACAcctcctttgtttttatttctttgcttcctCCAGAAAGTGCTACTTTGAATGTCTTGGTGTAAATGAAACCTTTATTTGGTCTTTGTCTTCCTCGGAGTTTTTACTAGCGTCAGGTCCTCTGCATTAAAATACATCCAACCTTTTCAAgtctaattctaaattattttcatgCATGGATTATTTCACTGTTTCTCCACTTGCATTGTATTCActgtgcctttttttttcagCAGACCTTTCAACATTATTTCTGTTTGATTCATATTCTTTAGATTTGATAACTGAGAGTTGACTATATAAATGTGCTAAGGAGAATAAATTCTGTAGGATCAATTAGGGTGAGAAACAACATGTACTGCTTTTGAGGGTTTTCTCAAGGGTCACCTGTTCTCTATCTCCTGTGTTGGAAGTTTGAAGTGAACCTGTATCAGCATAAGGCAGCCTGTCAAACCCCACTGGATCACCAATATCACCAGGAGATCTTGAAGCTGGAGGCTTCTGGGGGAAGGAAGAATCGCCGGATATTCACTTACACTGATTCTGATAGTTATACCAGCCTGGAGGAGGTATGGTCTTCATTTTGCCATCTCCACACTTGCCCCCTCTTCTAACTGCCTGTTCCCTTTGGGGAGATTCCAAACTTTAGGGATATGATGGGCACCCATTCTAGCCACTAGGATATACTTGACTAGAGCCTGGCATCTCCTGCTCTGGGTTAGCAGCCAGGTTGGGGTAAAATGACCCCAGGCTTCAGGGAGTGTGCCTACTTCTTTACTTCTCTATTGATGTTGATACCATGTCTAGAGGACTTGGAGGAACAAAAAATAGGCATATGGATTGTATAAGGGGAGAAATGTCTTCTAGGATTCTTCTAGGTTGGCACAAGATAACGAATTAGAATGTGGAACTCCCTCAAAAGTTAAGTCAAGATTCTGTGTGGGCATTCTAAGTGAGAGGTTCAGAAGAGCTGTGAGACTGGATCTAGTCCACAATTCACAACTTAAGGGGGCTGAGTTTGTAGTACATATATCTACTTGTTAGCATAGTTGTTTTGGGAATGTTTATCATTCATTGTGTACACACGCACGTCTTCTTTGTCTCCATTGAGACTGTAACTCCAGCTCAAGGAtccaatcatttttctttttattttatcatcttgAATAATAATTATGTTGTTTTTTATTcacaaaacattttcctcacaacCCTGTGGGAAGCAAAAAGTTGTAATTCTTACATTATAGGAGAGGGAACTAAGACTcagggagtttaagtgacttgaccacagCATCATAAGACTAACCAATGGCAAAGTGACAACTCTGTTCCAGTTCTGACCCAAACTCAGTGCTCTGTCCAGTCTACCATATGGCCTTGAAATGTTGGCTGTGGTGCTCTCTGTACACAGCGGGTGTTGAAAAAATGCTTTGGTTGGATCAGATATGTCCTTAGGATAGCTATGAAACAGGATATGAATTAGGCCCTGGGTATTCTCTTCttgcaaatcaaatcaaaatattgCTAATGCTCAATTTATTTGTGTGTAAAAATCCTCAAATGGATTTTATCTTTATCTGGCTTTCCCCAGTCCCTAATGAAATAGCATATTACTGGGTAATCTCACCCTGCCTTTGGTTGACATGTGCTCAGAGAATGCAAACTGATTATAGTCTTAGTATAATCCAATCTTAGATAAGAAGGTTGTTTTGCTGCCTACATTATGAAGCAAAATAAAGCCAACAGGAAATCATTTGTGGATCACTTCTGTCACTTCTTTCCTCATTACCAAAAGAAATTGTGTGGTGACTGTGTACTAGACCTAGGTCCTGGGATTGGAAACAAAGCAAGAATATTCCCTTGGTTGCTAAGCTTCAGGTTATCATGAATAAATGGATGACATATGGCTATTGTCTTTTTCCAGCACTGTCAGAAAATGACCACTGCAGAGAATGAGGTGCCCTCCTTCCTGGTTGAACGCATGGCGAGTGTCAGGCATCGCCGTCAGGACCGACGAAGGCTGTGAGTACAAGCCGGTGCCATGGGAACATGGGCTAATTTGGTGAAGCTGACCTGGGCTTCTTGCCTCCTGTAGTCTCTTATCCTCATGGGTAATAGGGAAATGACCACCCTGTTGCCCTAAACAGACCAAATCTAGATTAATTCCTGAATGCCATATTTTAGAAAGCTGATCCTTTAactgcagggcagtgggattctcagacatttattctctgtgtgatcctgggcaagtcacttaaccctattggccttagttttctcatttgtaaaatgagttagagaaggaaatggcaaaccactccagtatctttgccaggaaaaccaaataaattcacaaaaagGTGGATACAACTATAACAACTAGAGAGGCAAAGGGCATAGAAGTCATTTCATAATGAAAAGGACTTAGACTGGAATATGATAGCTGTCTTTGAGGTAATTGAAAGTGTCACATGGAAGAGAGACtagatttattctgtttgacCCCTCAAGAGGTCAAAGTAGGAAAGAGGCAGACTTGGGCTCCATGGCAGAAAGAAGTAGAGTCGACCCAAAGTGGAATGGATAGCTTTGAGGGGTAAGGGGATTCCCCTGTCCAACTCTCTGATGTATCCAGTCTTTATTTTGCCCCATATCTCTGTCTGAAGGAGTCCCTAGAGATAGATAGGAGAGTGTTCCTGTGATGTTCCCTGCAGGGAAAGTAGTGTACACAAGTCCCGAATGATCACCTGGGAACCATCAGAAGAATTCATTAGGAACAACCATGTCATCAACACACCACTTCAGACCATGTACATCATGGCAGACCTGGGACCCTATGGAAAGTGAGTGAGACCTTGACCACACTACCCAGATCCCTGtcctctctttccttcacttCTAATATTTGTCTATGGGGAAAGAAGATCATTGTCACTGTGGAGGTGAGTAGGAGGAACCCTTGTCTCTCAGTTTTGTTTTGGAAATCTATGCAATAGTGGTTGTTATATtctgaagaaaattagaaagggaaCTGCTCCTCACCTGTCCTCTGGCCTTTTGATGGCTACCTCTCTGTCCTTGGTGCTGATGTAAACCCCTGAGCATGAGTATTAATTTTCTGGTCTGTAGGCTTGGGCAGAAGGATTATGAACAAATCCTCTGTACTCTGAAAGTGGATAGCAATGGAGTGATCACAATAAAACCAGATTTCACAGACAACAAAGGAccttacaggtgaggaaaaggGGGAGGACTACTGGGGAGAGGGCAGTGGCCTGAAATCTttttccttgacttcatttttttaaatgttcagaaGTTGAGATTTTAAGAAAGACCGATTCCTTTCTAGTGTTCTCTTTAGAGGCTCTACTTTTAATGGAATAGCCTATCTTGGGGCAATGACTAAAGCAAggtctttttaaaactttttttaattattaatttatcaaCTATAAAATTTCAACAGACAATATAAAAAGAGGGGTGTATATGGAACTGTGAAATTctgtgacatttttaaaaatgtgtatgtttaatataataatagaaaACAAACTATCCTGCTTATCTATATCTCCTTCTGAACTTCTTTCCTTGGAGCAGCTTTAttttaaggaatgaatgaaattaaGCTGAGGGTCAGATCTTGTTCCACCCCATCCTAAATTGTCTTATACTAACTGACAACTAGTCATATTTAACCTTGTGGAAGGTGTAAATTAAGCTACTAAGTCTTTGCCACACTTccacttccctccttcctccaacTAGGCAAATACACTAGATCAGACCTGAGATGTCACATCTGCTTTGCCCAGACCTAATGTCTTTGCTCTGCCTTTGGTTCTTGATTGTGATCTAAGCAGAATTGTAATGGAGGGGGAGAAGCAGGAACTATGGAAGTACACAATTAGCAACGTGTCCTCACCTGCACAGCGAGAGGAAGAAGAGCGGGAACAGCGTGTGTTCAAGGATGTAAGTAAGGCCTCCTTTGCTCCTGTAACTCTCTGGGGTGGGCCTCAGAGACCTGGGGCTGGGACTTCGTCCAAGGATGGGGGCAGCAGTTTCTGTCCTTCAGAGTTGTTGTGATAGTGACTTGAGCCGAGGAACCAGGGCCTGCTGCCTAcccccttcattatttcttaaccTCTTAGTGGTCAGAGCTAAAACCTAAGGAGAAAAGGGGTTAAACTTCTGCTTTTTGGCTTGTTTCCTCAGCTCTATGGCCGACACAAGGAATACCTCAGCAGCCTTGTGGGTTCTGATTTTGAGATGGTGAGTAGCCTCAGTTCCTTGCAGTATGACGAATTGCATAAATTCAGAGCAGGATAGCTGTGACTAAACAAGTATATGTTTGTCACACCTCCTGAGCatttttctttcaagttccagGAAATGGGGAGTGAAGTCTGTATCATCCATCAACAGcttcttgacttttaaaaaaaaccaggtTAAGTTAGTTATGCTGGAATCTTTCCATTATCCTGTATCCAGAAGTCCTTCTTCCAAATCTGGCTGTACAGAATAGTAGAAAGCTCACTGAATTTTGAGTGAGAAGATCTGGGATTAGATCCCAGTGCTTTCATTTAGTAATCCCTGTGTTACATGCCTTTGGTCACTCTGGGCCTCAGTGATGTTTCCTTCACTGAGTAagtaaaaatgtctttaaaataaaGTAGATGGGCTGGATAATTGCCAAGTGCCTTTCTGGCTCTGAATCCTAAATCTAAGTATACAAGAATGGATGACTTTCTTGTGGGTGGGATCCACTACTGGTTTCCTGCCCTCTGCcatccaagaaaaagagaattttaggggcagctaagtggcacagtggaaagagcactggctctgaagtcaggagtacctgagttcaaatccagtctcagacacttaataattacctagctgtgtgaccttgggcaggtcacttaaccccattgccttgcaaaaaaaaaaaaggatgtttgGGTACCTCGATGGACAGTCAGCTGCTGTCGCAGTTCTTGACCTGTTTTTATTGATCTCCCACATTGCTTTAATCCTTTTCATTCACCttctatgcttttttctttttccacttttcaGAACTGAGAACAGTACATTAGTGAGTGGTAGTAgtcaccccccctcccccagggtcCTGACACCTGGGATCAGGTAGTAGCTCTAAGCCCCTTTTCCCTTAATGGCTTCTACCTGTGATCCCTGGAAGTGGGGCTCTGGTTAGTAGACAGCATCTTCTATGACACCCTAATCTTTTCTCCACTCTCTCTGCCTTAGGCTGTCCATGGCTCCCTTCGGCTCTTTGTAA from Macrotis lagotis isolate mMagLag1 chromosome 2, bilby.v1.9.chrom.fasta, whole genome shotgun sequence includes these protein-coding regions:
- the MKS1 gene encoding tectonic-like complex member MKS1 isoform X2, whose product is MGLSGLPKATQLGGPQKDEEDEEVMVISWQEKLFSQFEVNLYQHKAACQTPLDHQYHQEILKLEASGGRKNRRIFTYTDSDSYTSLEEHCQKMTTAENEVPSFLVERMASVRHRRQDRRRLESSVHKSRMITWEPSEEFIRNNHVINTPLQTMYIMADLGPYGKLGQKDYEQILCTLKVDSNGVITIKPDFTDNKGPYRIVMEGEKQELWKYTISNVSSPAQREEEEREQRVFKDLYGRHKEYLSSLVGSDFEMAVHGSLRLFVNGEVVSAQGYEYDSLYVHFFVEVPESWSSPSFQQLTGVTQTCVTKSVGMEEVAYFCYPFTFEASYFHENETHDELTQWPVLYLEVISLDFWQRYRVEGYGSIVLPSKPGSHTITTSTWRPVELGTLAELRRFFIGGSLELEDLSYVRIPGNFKGDRLSRFGFRTETTGSVTFRFHCLHQSQAFLKSGFSWKKRQNVLDHMGTLSQQNNIINVLEAFHRARRRMQEARENLPQDLVSSVKL